The following proteins are encoded in a genomic region of Acidobacteriota bacterium:
- a CDS encoding PIN domain-containing protein translates to MIQLLDVNVLIALAWPNHVHHGAARSWFARWRATGWATCAMTEAGFVRVSCNPSAVKQSVTPAEAIALLSRLRQLESHTYWAMDRSITALPSAILARIQGHRQITDAMLLALAMQYGGQLATFDAGLADLLTTEARRSIRTIPV, encoded by the coding sequence ATGATCCAGTTGCTGGATGTCAACGTACTCATTGCGCTCGCCTGGCCCAACCACGTTCACCACGGCGCAGCAAGGTCGTGGTTCGCCAGGTGGCGCGCAACGGGTTGGGCTACCTGTGCAATGACTGAAGCAGGATTCGTTCGCGTGTCATGCAATCCATCCGCCGTCAAACAGTCGGTTACGCCGGCGGAAGCGATTGCCTTGTTGAGCCGGCTCCGGCAACTGGAATCACACACGTATTGGGCTATGGACCGATCGATCACCGCACTGCCATCGGCCATTCTGGCGCGTATTCAGGGGCACCGACAGATTACCGACGCCATGTTGCTTGCTCTCGCAATGCAATACGGCGGACAACTCGCGACCTTCGACGCCGGGCTTGCAGACCTTC